Part of the Sandaracinaceae bacterium genome, AGTAGTCGTCAGGCCTTCGAGGTCAACCTGCTGCGCACGGGAGCCCCCTTCGCGGTCGACGCCGAAGGCCACGTCCTCGACATCCTCAACCTGCACCTCGTCAACAAGCGCGACGAGCAGGTGCGCTTCCGCATCGAGCCCGTCGACCCGAACGACGGGTTGCTGTACCGCATCTCCGACCCGAACCCAGAGGTCCCGGCGCTCGAGTCCGCCCGCATCAGCGTGTTCGCGACGTGGGAGCGGGGAGCACCCAACGCCCCATCCACCGCGCCCGCACACGTGCGTCTCCGCATCATCAGCGACCATGGCGACGAGTCGCGCGTCGCTGAGGTATCCTTCGTGGCCCCGCGATGAGCACCAGCGAGACCCACACCGAGCGCGGCCGCGTCCTGGTCGTCGACGACGAACCGAGCGCCCGCAGCGCGCTGCAGCAGCTCCTGCAGCTCGAAGGCTACGAGGTCGAAGCCGCGGCCGACGGCCGCGCGGCGCTGCTCAAGCTGTCCACCTTCGAGCCCGACGTGGTGCTGACGGATCTGAAGATGCCCGGCATGGACGGCCTCGCGTTGGTGGAGCAAGGCCGCGTGGAGGCGCCGCACTGCGCGTTCTTGGTGATGACGGCGTTCGGGTCGGTGGACTCCGCCGTGAGCGCGATGCGGCTGGGCGCCGAGAACTACCTCACGAAGCCTCTCGACATGGGCGCGGTCACGGTCCAAGTGGAGCGGGCCATCGAACACGCGCGACTCCGACGCGACGCCGTGCGGCTCCGGGAGCAGCTCGGTCAGCGCCTGGACGCCCGCAACCTGATCGGCGATCACCCGTCCATGCAGCGCCTGTTCAAGAGCGTGCTGCAAGTCGCGAAGAGCCAGGCCACGGTCCTGGTGCACGGCGAGACCGGCACGGGCAAGGAGCTCATCGCAGCGGCCATCCACCGTAACTCGTCACGCAGCGAACAGCCCTTCGTGAAGCTCAACTGCGCTGCGCTCGCAGAGTCGGTCCTCGAATCCGAGCTCTTCGGCCACGAGCGCGGCGCGTTCACGGGAGCGCTCCAGCGACGCCGAGGCCGCTTCGAGGCCGCCCACGGCGGTACGCTCTTCTTGGACGAGGTCAGCGAGATCCCAATGGCCGTCCAGGTGAAGCTGCTGCGCTTCCTGCAGGAGAAGGAATTCGAGCGCGTCGGCGGGAACGAGACGGTGCACGTCAACGTGCGCGTGGTGGCCGCCACCAACCGCGACCTGATGAACGCAGTGACCGACGGGACGTTCCGCGAAGACCTGTATTACCGCCTCAACGTCGTGCAGCTGGAGGTGCCGCCGCTGCGTGTCCGACGCACGGACATCCCGTTGCTGGCGCACCACTTCCTCGACCGCTACGCCCGAGAGAACGACCGTCAGCTGGCAGGCTTCACCGAGGCCGCGCTACGCGCGCTGGTGAGCTACTCGTGGCCGGGCAACGTGCGCGAGCTGGAGAACGCCGTGGAGCGGGCCGTCGTGCTCACGGAAGGGGACGAGATCGACGTCGACGGATTCCCTCAGCTGCGCCGCGCACCCCGTCCCTCCTCGGGCGGCGGGCTGGACGACCTGATCCCGGGCATCACCATGGCCGAGCTGGAGCGCCTCGCCATCGAGCGGACGCTGGCGGCGGTGGGCGGATCGACGGCGAAGGCGGCCGAGCTGCTCGACATGAGCCGTCGCACGCTCCAGCACCGGATGAAGCAGTGGCGGGATGGCGACGACCGCGGCGGCCCGGAGGGCGACGACGACGGGGAGGACGACGAGACCCCCTGAGGGCGGCTCAGTCGTCGTCTCCGTAGGGCGCCTCCCCCGAGAGCGCACGCGGGAAGAGTTCCTCCTCCTCGAGGCGGTGGTGCTCGGCGAGTTGAATCTGCAAACGGTCGAGCAGGCGATGCAGATCGCTCATCAGCTTGGGGTCGAGCGCAGGGGCCTCGGTGTTCTGGGCGCTCTGGCCCACCGCCTCGGCGCAGAGCGCCGCCAGGCGACGTAGCCCGCGACCGCGCTCGCAGCTCTGGTGGTTGTCGATGTGCAGCGCGGCGACGATGGTCGCGCAACGGGGCCCCTGACCCGACAGGATGCGGGGGAAGATCTCGTTCTCCTCGCGGAGCATGTGTAGCCGCGCGTCCTCCGCGAAGCGGTTGGCCAGGACGAGCATGGCGCGGGCCGCCGGATGTCCGCTGAGCGCGGCGCTCTCCGTGAGGTGCTCGAGCAGCCGGAGGTCCTTGCGCAGCGGTACGTGGTAGGCGTCGAAGACGTGCGAGATGAGCTGGGCGAGACTCTTGTCGCCCCAGTGGTCGACGTCCCTGACCAGCGGTGACAGCATGGTGACGGGACTCGGGGAGTGCGCGTGTTCGGAATTCGGGGTGCCCATGCGGGAACCGGTAGCAACCCGCGTGCCCACCTGATCTCCCTGCAGTTGGCGCTATCGGTCGACCATGGTAGGTCGACCGTTGCGCCTCCCCGCAACCCCGACGCAAGCGTTGCGCCACGGAGCGCTGCCCGGCGCGGGAGCGCGCGTCCCGAGACGGCGCCATCACTCCGCCCCCGACGTCTCGCCGACCGGCCAACCGTCGGGCCCCTCGCTGTGAGACACAGCGCCCCGCGCCACGTTCGCTCCTGTCCGTGCCGCCGATGGCTGCTACGCTGCAGACTGCATGGTGCCCCTCTTGGACGAGCTGTTCCGATACGTCGGCTTCACCGAGCACGACGGGCGTCGACTGCAGGCCGCATCCGACGCCCTGCGGCCGACCTTCGACGGAATCGTCGAGGCCTTCTACGTCGCCATCGAAGCGAACCCGGAGGCCCGCGCGGTGTTCGAGGACGAGGCCCAGGTCGCGCGCCAGAAGCGGCTGCTGCGGGGTTGGCTCGAGCGCTTCTTCACGGGTCCTTACGACGCCAGCTACGTAGAGGAGCGCTCCCGCATCGGTCGCGCGCACGTGCGTATCCGCCTGCCCCAGCGGTACATGTTCGTGTCCATGAACATCATCCGGGACGGCCTGACGCGTGCCGTGTGGGCCCTGACGGACACGCCCCTCGACCGGATGGCGTTGCTCCAGTCGATCCACCGCCTCTGTGACGTCGAGCTGGCGATCATGCTCGAGACCTACCGGGAGGGCTACGACCGCGCGCTACGCACGGCGGAGCGGTTGGCTGCCCTGGGTCAGTTCGCGGGGACGCTGGCGCACGAGATGCGCAACCCGCTCGCGGTGCTCAGCACCTCGAGCCACCTGCTGCGCCGCCACGCGGGCGAGGCGCCGGCCATCGCGCGCCACGTCGACCGCATCGAGCGACAGGTCGCCGTGTGCGGGCAGATCGTGGAAGATCTGCTGGGGCTCGCGCGGGACACCCCACCACGCGTCGCCCCCGTGGACGTCGCACGGCTCGTCGAGATTGCGTGGGCACAGCTCACCAAACCCCTGCACACCCTCTCGCTGCGCGTCGCGCCCGACGCGGCGACCGTGCTCGCCGACGAGGGGCAGCTGCGGCAGGTGCTGGTCAACGTGATGGAGAACGCCACCCAAGCAATGCCCGAGGGTGGCGTCGTGGACGTAGACGTCCACGTGGGAGTGCTGGCCAACCCCGCGGGCGACCTGGATGGCGTCGTCATTCGCGTCGAGGACACGGGACCGGGCTTCACCCCCGAGGCACTGGAGCACCTGTTCGAGCCGCTCTTCACCACAAAGGCCCGCGGCATCGGGCTGGGGCTGCCCCTGTGCCACCGCGTCATCGGCAAGCACGGCGGCCGACTGAGCGTGCACAACCGCGAGCCGCGCGGAGCCCGCGTGGACATCACCCTCCCCGCCACGACCCAGGGGGCGGCATGAGGGTCCTGTTGGTGGACGACAATCTGGAGCTCGCGGACAACCTCGCCGAGCTGCTGACGCTCGATGGCACGGAGGTGGTGACCCACCACGACCCCACCCGCGCGCTCGACTGGGCGCGAGCGCACGAGTTCGACGCGGCGTTGCTCGACGTGCGCATGCCCGTGCTGGGCGGCGTGGAGCTCATGCGCCAACTGCGACCTGCGCACCCCGAGGCGCGCTTCGTGCTGATGAGCGCGTACACGCAAGACGTGCGGCTCGACCCAGCCAGTGACCGCGTGGACGCCGTGCTCACGAAGCCACTGGACCTGCGGTTGCTCACGCGAGCGCTAGGGCTCGAGGCGTGAGGCTGCGGGTTCTCGTCGTCGACGACAACGTCGAGCTCGCGGAGAACATCGCCGAGCTTCTGCAGGATCTCGACGACCAGCTGGACGTTGTGTTCTCGCGCGGCGCGCGGGGAGCGATGGACATCGCCGTGCGCGGGGGGTTCGACCTCGCGCTGCTGGACATCCGCCTGAGTGAGGGCGACGACGGCCTGACGCTGCTCCCCAAGCTGCGCGAGCTGTGTCCGCGGGGCGAGGTCATCCTCATGACGGGGCACGGGACACTCGACTCGGCGATCACGGCGCTCCGCCAGGGTGCCTTCGCCTACGTGTTGAAGCCCTTCGACGCACAGGACTTCCTCGAGTTGGGCGGCCGCGCACTCGCCCACATCAGGCTGCGCAACGAGCGGCAGCGTTTGTCGCGCGAGCTCGAACGCTCGGAGGCGCTGCATCGCGCCATCGTCGAGCACACGGAGGCGCTCTTGGTCGGTGTCGGGCCAGGGGGCGACGTGGTCTTCGCGAGCCCACACGCGCTGCGTGCTCTCCCGGCGGTCGAGGGGGGTCGTGAAGCCATCGTGGGGACCCCCTTCCTCGATCACTTCGCCGACGGTCCGGGCGGCCCATTGGCGCGGGCGCTACACGGCGCGCTCGCAGGGGAGCGCGCACACGACATCGACGAGCTCGTCGCGCGCGCAGGCGGACGACGGCGCGTGGTGCGCTGGACGCTGACGCCGGTCCCGGCGCTCGCGCACGACGCCGCCCAGGTCGCCGTCATGGCCGTGGGGGTCGACGTGACGGAGCAGCTCGACGCCGAACGGACGGCGCGAGAGACGGAGTCTCTGGCCGCGATGGGTCGCCTCACAGCCGGCCTCGCGCACGAGATTCGCAACCCCCTGAACGGCGCCTTACTGCAGCTCGAGTTGCTCATCCGGGCCAACGAGAAGGGCGCTGATGGGCCTGCGCGGAAGGTGGTACGTGACACCAGCGACGTCATCAAGCGCGAGCTGCGCGGCCTGGCCGAGCTGCTGGACGAGTTCTTGGAGCTGGCCCGGACGCCCGTGCCACGTCTCGAACCCGTGGACGTCGTGGCGCTGGTGCACGACCTCTTGACCAGCCAAGCCCCTGTCGCCGAGGCCGTGTCCGCCCGCTTCCGGTACGATGGGCCCGCGTCCGCATACGTCTTGGCCGAGCCGGGGAAGCTCAGGCAGACGCTGCTGAACTTGCTCAAGAACGCCCTCGAGGCGCTGACGACAGGCGGCGAGGTGCGCTTCGAGGTGCTCGCTGGGCAGCCCGCGCTCGAGACCGAACCGGGCCCGGAGCGGGTCGAAGTCCGCGTCTATGACGACGGCCCGGGTCTCGACGACGAGATGCTGCGGGAGGCCTTTCGTCCGTTCAAGACCAGCAAGCACGCGGGGACGGGCCTTGGGCTCGCCATCGTCGCGCGCACCATACACGCGCATGGCGGCGCCGTGAGCATCGAGAACCGGCCGGAGGGAGGCGCGCTGGTCCGCGTGCGCCTGCTGCCCGCGCCCCCCCTCGGGAGCGCAGGCGTGGGCGCGCTCGCTTCGTCGCATACGCCCGGCCCTTAGCCCCTCGCGCGGAGTCCGCGCTGCAGACCACCTAGCGACCGACGAGCGCCACGTGTCGAGGCGCAAGGCCCCGCGCCATGCTGAGCGGCACAGGCGCCCCCTCGGTCGCGGCCGCGGCCTCCAACGTGAAGCGCCGTAGGCCCGCGCTGGCGTCTGGCACCAGGAGCAACCCGCTGTCCGCGTCGTACGCTGACGTCCCCATCACGTACTGGCCGCTGGCGGTGCCGAGCTGCTCCTGCGCGCCCGTGGAGATGCGCACACGGTACACGGCGTCGTCGGTGGGGGCGATGAAGTCGCCGTACTCGACGGCGACGAACTCGTCAGCCGAGAGCGCCACGATGCCGTTGACCGCGACCGCCGCGAGCGCGTCGGCGCCGGCCTCCCAGCGGTCGTCCTCGACGAGCCCGTCCGCGACCTGCTGCACCACGACCACACCGGCGGTCGCGCGCACCTCGGCCGCGTCGAACGTCCCGGAATGCCCGGTGCAGGCGACCACCGCGCGCGTGGCATCGCCCGGCACGGGCACGAGGGTGCCGCAGTTGCGCAGCCCGGTCAGCGTCAGGCTGCTGAACGTGCCCGCGCTCGGGTCGACCAACACGACCACGCCGTCTGCGGACGCGCCGAAGTCGGCGCTCAAGAGACCGAGCCCCACGGCCACGTAGCTGCCCAGGCGCACCATGCGCGACGGGCGCGCGAGCACCGGGTTCTCATCGACTGTGGTGTTGAAGCTGCTGAGGTCGACGCGCTCGCCCGTGCGGGTCATCGTCGTCGGGTCGATCTCGATCAGATCCGTCCCACGCTCGGCCGGCACGGCGTTGGGGTCGGCGTTCTGCTCGAACCGCGTGACCCAGGCGCTCGTCCCGCTGACGCTGACGTAGTCCTGCGGATTGCTCGAGAAGCCCGCGGCGCCACCGGTCGCGTGCGTACGCAGCTGCCCGACCAGCTCGCCGCCCGGGATGGCGACGCGCGTGAGCACGTCCACGCGCAACCGGTCGATGACGGTGATGTGACCGGGCTCTGGCATCGTGGGCAGGGACACGTCACCACCCAACGCGGCGACCAGGCCCGCGAGCGCGTCGGCCGAGGTGAACCACTCGGTGACGAGTGGGTCGCCCGCAGCGTCCAGCATCGCAATGGACGTGCTGCTGTAGTCGCTGCTCACCACGGCGAACGTGGGCGTCGTGGACAGCTCGGGCAGCTGCGTCGCAAACGCCCGCACCACCACGAACACGCCGCCCGAGGTGACGTTGAATGTCGCCGCGCCGTCCGCGAAGGAAGCCCCGGCGACGATCTGCCACGGGTCGGTCGGGCCTGCCGCGAAGAGCACGAAGAGGTCATCGTCCGCTCCCGAGTACGGCAGGTTCACGCTGACCCCGGCCGCGAACACGGTCGCGAGCGGCGCGAGCTCGAAGGGCATGCCCGTGAACTGGACGTCGGCCGCGAGCGCCGTGACCTCGCGCTGCGACAGGCGACTGAGCGTCAGCTCGGTGGTCTCGGTCAGGGCTCCCGCTGGGACCGTCACCGTGACGCCACCGGCGCGCAGCGCGCCCCCTTCGGCGCCAACGCTCAGGGTGGTGGAGGGCGCGCCGTCGTCCGCGCAGCCCAGCACGAGGATCGCCGCCGCGCAGACGAGCGCGAGGGTGTTTCGAGTACGAGTCATTCCCATTCCTTTGTGTAGACGGCGCTCACCGCGACGCGGCGGCCGGGGAGCGCATAGCCGAGGACATCCGACCCAGCGCGGTTGCGCAGGTCGCGAACGGAGAGCGCGAGCTCGAGCCCGCGGTAGGTGACGCGCGCGCCCACGCCGAGCCAGACGCGCGCCGGGATGGCGACCAGGTTCGCCGCGTCCGCGTAGAGGCGCCCCTGGTGACGCACGTCGGCGTACAGCGTGCCCACCACACCCGAGCGCAGCCGACCCGTGCCGAGCTGCGCACGCAGGAAGGCGGTCGTGCGCGCGCGATAGGGCAGCGCGTTCCCGAGCGTGTCACGCGAGTAGAGGTACGAGAGCATGCCGGTCACCTGCAGGTGCTGACCCACCTGCAGGTCGCCACTCGACTCGAGGCCCGCGACCCAAGCCGACGCGACGTTCTCGAACACGCTCTGTGACTGGCTCGTGCGCCGTGCACGGATCAGGTCTTCGTCGCGTCGCGCGTGCCCACGGAGCTCGAGGCGCGCGCAGAGTACGTCACCCGTGGTCTGCAGCAACAGCCCGAGGTCACCACCCATGCCCGTCTCGGGGCGCAGCTCCGGATTCTCGCGCACCATCGCGCGGTCGCCAAACAGCTCGAGCTGCGTCGGCAGGCGCGCGCCCCGAAAGACGGAGGCCGTGATGGAGAGCGCGCCCAGTGGGCTGAACGCCGCTCCGACCCGAAACGTGGGCAGCGCGCTGCGCGCCGTGTGCGACTGGATGCGGCCGAGGCGTAGCTCCTCGGTGTGGCCAAAGCTCCCTTGCACGCGCACCGACGGACGCAGCGACCAGAGGCGCCCGCCGCGCCCGCCGTGCGCGTGCAGCTCCAGCGTCCCGGCGACGGTCTCGCGACGAGAGGTCGGCTCCTCGAAGCGGCTCGCGGCGTCCTCCGGGTCGTATCGATAGCCTGCAGCGTCGAGCACCAGCGTCGTGTCGAGCGCGTCGGCGGGCGAGAGCGTGAGCGTCGAGCGCGCACGCCAGCTGCGTGAGCGATCATCCGTGTCGTGAGGACCGGAGCCGATCTCCCCCAGCCGGTCTTCGAAACGGTTGCGGCGCCCACCGAGGATCCCCTGCAGCGACAGGCGCGGCTGCGCGCGACCTTCCCAGCTGCGCGACACTCCCAACACGCCGCGCAGCTGCGTCTGGAGTCGCTCCGTCTGCAGCGAGGGAGCCGAGAGCGGTCCAGGGACGCCAGCGTCGCGGGTAATGGTCAGGAGCACCGCGCGCAAGACCCACTCCCCCTGCTGAGCGCGCACGTGGAAGAAGGTCGACGTGTCCAGGGCCTCGGCGTTGCGCACGCGACGCCGCACGTCATCCGTGTAGTCGAAGCGGGTGTTGCCGTCGTCGAGGTATGGGTAGTTCGATCGCGAGCCTCGCGCCCCAGCGAGCGCCAGCACCTCCACGTTGCCGCGACGCAGCCCCACCTCGAGCGAGCCTCCGCCGGTCAGGTAGCTGCCCGCGTTGCCGCGCAACACCATGCGCGTGCCGAGCACGCTCGCGGGGATCAAGCGCACGACGCCTCCCATGGGCGCCACGTTGAGAGCCGCGGGCGCCCCCCCCCGGTACACCTCGATGGCGTGGAACGCATCGAGAGGTAGGAGCGAGAAGTCGAACGCGCCATCGTCGATGTCGTGGATGGGGAGATCGTCGAGCACGACCTCGGTCTGCGAAGCGTCGCCCCCCCGGAGCCCGAGCCCAGCGAACGCGCCCATGCCGCCGAGGCTCTGGAGCTGCGAGCCGGGGAGCTCGGGCAGCACGTCCAC contains:
- a CDS encoding response regulator, coding for MRLRVLVVDDNVELAENIAELLQDLDDQLDVVFSRGARGAMDIAVRGGFDLALLDIRLSEGDDGLTLLPKLRELCPRGEVILMTGHGTLDSAITALRQGAFAYVLKPFDAQDFLELGGRALAHIRLRNERQRLSRELERSEALHRAIVEHTEALLVGVGPGGDVVFASPHALRALPAVEGGREAIVGTPFLDHFADGPGGPLARALHGALAGERAHDIDELVARAGGRRRVVRWTLTPVPALAHDAAQVAVMAVGVDVTEQLDAERTARETESLAAMGRLTAGLAHEIRNPLNGALLQLELLIRANEKGADGPARKVVRDTSDVIKRELRGLAELLDEFLELARTPVPRLEPVDVVALVHDLLTSQAPVAEAVSARFRYDGPASAYVLAEPGKLRQTLLNLLKNALEALTTGGEVRFEVLAGQPALETEPGPERVEVRVYDDGPGLDDEMLREAFRPFKTSKHAGTGLGLAIVARTIHAHGGAVSIENRPEGGALVRVRLLPAPPLGSAGVGALASSHTPGP
- a CDS encoding histidine kinase encodes the protein MVPLLDELFRYVGFTEHDGRRLQAASDALRPTFDGIVEAFYVAIEANPEARAVFEDEAQVARQKRLLRGWLERFFTGPYDASYVEERSRIGRAHVRIRLPQRYMFVSMNIIRDGLTRAVWALTDTPLDRMALLQSIHRLCDVELAIMLETYREGYDRALRTAERLAALGQFAGTLAHEMRNPLAVLSTSSHLLRRHAGEAPAIARHVDRIERQVAVCGQIVEDLLGLARDTPPRVAPVDVARLVEIAWAQLTKPLHTLSLRVAPDAATVLADEGQLRQVLVNVMENATQAMPEGGVVDVDVHVGVLANPAGDLDGVVIRVEDTGPGFTPEALEHLFEPLFTTKARGIGLGLPLCHRVIGKHGGRLSVHNREPRGARVDITLPATTQGAA
- a CDS encoding TonB-dependent receptor, with amino-acid sequence MTGRTRTPRPSSSLALVAGLWTACVAYPAAASDTPTGGGARRDQRDESTAGEADADPPGADRVETPSDADPEGADAEEAGDADAGPPDGEPSFGATTSPRDPDDEPSFGATAEVARRLPSANGLDPTAAGTRVDLRARTAAGENVVDVLPELPGSQLQSLGGMGAFAGLGLRGGDASQTEVVLDDLPIHDIDDGAFDFSLLPLDAFHAIEVYRGGAPAALNVAPMGGVVRLIPASVLGTRMVLRGNAGSYLTGGGSLEVGLRRGNVEVLALAGARGSRSNYPYLDDGNTRFDYTDDVRRRVRNAEALDTSTFFHVRAQQGEWVLRAVLLTITRDAGVPGPLSAPSLQTERLQTQLRGVLGVSRSWEGRAQPRLSLQGILGGRRNRFEDRLGEIGSGPHDTDDRSRSWRARSTLTLSPADALDTTLVLDAAGYRYDPEDAASRFEEPTSRRETVAGTLELHAHGGRGGRLWSLRPSVRVQGSFGHTEELRLGRIQSHTARSALPTFRVGAAFSPLGALSITASVFRGARLPTQLELFGDRAMVRENPELRPETGMGGDLGLLLQTTGDVLCARLELRGHARRDEDLIRARRTSQSQSVFENVASAWVAGLESSGDLQVGQHLQVTGMLSYLYSRDTLGNALPYRARTTAFLRAQLGTGRLRSGVVGTLYADVRHQGRLYADAANLVAIPARVWLGVGARVTYRGLELALSVRDLRNRAGSDVLGYALPGRRVAVSAVYTKEWE
- a CDS encoding sigma-54-dependent Fis family transcriptional regulator, translated to MSTSETHTERGRVLVVDDEPSARSALQQLLQLEGYEVEAAADGRAALLKLSTFEPDVVLTDLKMPGMDGLALVEQGRVEAPHCAFLVMTAFGSVDSAVSAMRLGAENYLTKPLDMGAVTVQVERAIEHARLRRDAVRLREQLGQRLDARNLIGDHPSMQRLFKSVLQVAKSQATVLVHGETGTGKELIAAAIHRNSSRSEQPFVKLNCAALAESVLESELFGHERGAFTGALQRRRGRFEAAHGGTLFLDEVSEIPMAVQVKLLRFLQEKEFERVGGNETVHVNVRVVAATNRDLMNAVTDGTFREDLYYRLNVVQLEVPPLRVRRTDIPLLAHHFLDRYARENDRQLAGFTEAALRALVSYSWPGNVRELENAVERAVVLTEGDEIDVDGFPQLRRAPRPSSGGGLDDLIPGITMAELERLAIERTLAAVGGSTAKAAELLDMSRRTLQHRMKQWRDGDDRGGPEGDDDGEDDETP
- a CDS encoding response regulator, with protein sequence MRVLLVDDNLELADNLAELLTLDGTEVVTHHDPTRALDWARAHEFDAALLDVRMPVLGGVELMRQLRPAHPEARFVLMSAYTQDVRLDPASDRVDAVLTKPLDLRLLTRALGLEA
- a CDS encoding hemerythrin domain-containing protein; the protein is MGTPNSEHAHSPSPVTMLSPLVRDVDHWGDKSLAQLISHVFDAYHVPLRKDLRLLEHLTESAALSGHPAARAMLVLANRFAEDARLHMLREENEIFPRILSGQGPRCATIVAALHIDNHQSCERGRGLRRLAALCAEAVGQSAQNTEAPALDPKLMSDLHRLLDRLQIQLAEHHRLEEEELFPRALSGEAPYGDDD